In one Culex quinquefasciatus strain JHB chromosome 2, VPISU_Cqui_1.0_pri_paternal, whole genome shotgun sequence genomic region, the following are encoded:
- the LOC6051683 gene encoding para-nitrobenzyl esterase — protein sequence MFGLVCSVWFVLSVLAGSTTSHCTVTFPENKKGVGIYNVTFNNVHYCEYLGVRYATSARFRDPVLYKPKNHEQYNREGSICPQMNELSYADAINGDEDCLFLNIYGPQYDSKKAGFGGFPVLVFIHGGSFQLGSASFEFSGADLLVEKETIVIGVNYRLNVLGFLHYPPYNITGNYGLKDQQAALKWINQYVKFFGGDPNRVTLMGQSAGAAAVSYHLYSDRSRGLFQQAALLSGSFLAPWAYTYRPEYFAEQYFKATGITSLQQLYDRNASDLIMLNDWIGSYYFSRFITWTLPTSEADDDPNPFFTASPQEMSIRKRALDVPLLVGKTLLEYETAMLYHSTPTQRINVPNRWSQKVWEKLISYIDVNVQQFKEKGLVANQREFTIKASNNFNLNFPLEHSIDQLVAKGHTAPIFLYRFDFDGKFGMYKNDVIKSQLIDTRYGAVHGDDLGYIFNPYILREALNRKKNYQKEWMVHDRMSEVVANFVKLGNPSLENFQWTAYNAEFDQKQYAVIGESFEMKAGSLMEPHFYSFSKVVYDCLYYFNCTSIENAN from the exons ATGTTTGGGCTGGTTTGCTCTGTTTGGTTTGTGCTTTCAGTCCTTGCGGGTTCAACAACTTCGCACTGTACCGTAACATTCCCCGAAAACAAGAAAGGAGTTGGCATCTACAATGTCACGTTCAACAACGTCCACTACTGTGAATATTTGGGGGTTCGGTACGCAACATCTGCTCGATTCAGGGATCCCGTCCTGTACAAACCGAAAAATCACGAACAATACAATCGCGAAGGAAGCATTTGTCCTCAGATGAACGAGCTCAGCTACGCGGATGCTATTAACGGTGATGAAGATTgcttgtttttgaatatttatggtCCACAATATGATAGCAAGAAAGCTGGATTCGGTGGCTTTCCAGTGCTGGTGTTTATCCACGGTGGAAGCTTCCAACTTGGTTCAGCTAGTTTCGAGTTCAGTGGAGCGGATCTACTAGTGGAGAAG gaAACCATCGTCATCGGCGTGAATTATCGTCTTAACGTACTGGGATTCCTGCACTATCCACCGTATAATATTACTGGAAATTACGGCCTGAAAGACCAACAGGCTGCCCTGAAGTGGATCAATCAATACGTAAAGTTTTTTGGAGGAGATCCCAACCGAGTAACGCTGATGGGACAAAGTGCCGGTGCTGCAGCGGTCAGCTATCATCTGTACTCCGATCGTTcacgaggtttgtttcaacaagCCGCCCTTCTCAGCGGATCGTTCCTAGCTCCGTGGGCTTACACGTACCGTCCAGAGTACTTTGCCGAGCAGTACTTCAAAGCAACTGGAATAACCTCCCTTCAGCAACTGTACGATCGCAACGCTAGTGATTTGATAATGCTCAACGACTGGATAGGATCGTACTATTTCAGTCGTTTCATCACGTGGACCCTACCCACCAGCGAGGCAGACGATGATCCCAACCCGTTCTTCACGGCATCACCCCAAGAAATGAGCATTCGAAAACGTGCCCTAGATGTGCCACTGCTGGTCGGAAAAACGTTGCTTGAGTATGAAACTGCCATGCTTTACCATTCCACACCAACGCAAAGAATAAACGTTCCAAACAGGTGGAGTCAAAAGGTTTGGGAGAAGCTTATTAGTTATATCGATGTAAATGTTCAACAATTCAAAGAAAAAGGGCTGGTAGCAAATCAAAGAGAGTTCACCATCAAAGCTTCAAATAACTTCAACCTTAACTTCCCACTTGAACACTCGATTGATCAATTGGTGGCAAAGGGACACACGGCTCCCATCTTTCTGTACCGGTTTGACTTTGATGGAAAGTTTGGAATGTACAAAAATGACGTCATTAAATCACAACTGATCGATACCCGCTACGGAGCTGTTCACGGAGACGATCTTGGGTACATCTTTAATCCGTACATTTTAAGGGAGGCACTGAACAGGAAAAAGAATTATCAAAAAGAGTGGATGGTTCATGACAGGATGTCAGAGGTGGTGGCCAATTTCGTCAAACTTGG GAATCCATCACTGGAGAACTTTCAATGGACAGCTTACAATGCAGAATTCGATCAAAAGCAATACGCAGTCATTGGCGAGTCTTTTGAAATGAAAGCAGGCAGCTTGATGGAGCCTCACTTTTATAGCTTCAGCAAAGTAGTTTATGACTGTTTATATTATTTCAATTGCACATCCATTGAAAATGCTAACTAG